One window of Mangrovibacterium diazotrophicum genomic DNA carries:
- a CDS encoding sulfide/dihydroorotate dehydrogenase-like FAD/NAD-binding protein, giving the protein MNEIINVESFSENVVKLVVKAPRIARSRKPGHFIILRIDEKGERIPLTIAAADEKAGTITLVAQKVGVTSKRLCEMKPGDSILDLVGPLGKATHIEKVGTVLACGGGVGVAPLLPIVEGFKKAGNRVVTILAARSKDLIILEDEIRKWSDEVIVMTDDGSHGRKGLVTAGAEEVIKREKVDECVAIGPAVMMKFTSLLTQKYNIPTQASLNAIMVDGTGMCGACRVSVGGQTKFTCVDGPEFDAEKIDFDELILRLGGYKAEEKEAFERFMQTVTI; this is encoded by the coding sequence ATGAACGAAATTATCAACGTTGAATCGTTTTCGGAAAACGTGGTGAAATTGGTGGTGAAAGCCCCGCGAATCGCGCGTTCCCGGAAACCGGGTCATTTTATTATACTGCGTATCGACGAGAAAGGCGAACGCATTCCTCTGACCATTGCAGCTGCCGACGAAAAAGCGGGAACCATTACTTTGGTGGCTCAAAAAGTTGGTGTAACCTCCAAACGCCTGTGCGAAATGAAGCCGGGCGATAGCATCCTCGACCTTGTTGGTCCGTTGGGTAAGGCAACACACATTGAAAAAGTAGGTACGGTGTTGGCTTGCGGCGGTGGCGTTGGTGTGGCTCCGCTATTGCCGATTGTGGAAGGTTTTAAGAAAGCCGGTAACCGCGTAGTAACCATTTTGGCTGCTCGTAGCAAGGATCTGATTATTCTGGAAGACGAAATCCGTAAATGGTCGGACGAGGTGATTGTGATGACCGATGATGGATCGCACGGACGAAAAGGTTTGGTTACTGCAGGCGCTGAAGAGGTGATTAAACGCGAAAAAGTGGACGAGTGCGTGGCCATTGGTCCGGCAGTGATGATGAAATTTACATCGCTGTTGACACAAAAATATAACATCCCGACTCAGGCAAGTTTGAATGCCATTATGGTCGATGGCACCGGTATGTGCGGCGCTTGTCGCGTAAGCGTTGGCGGACAGACGAAGTTCACCTGCGTGGATGGTCCGGAATTCGACGCCGAAAAAATTGATTTTGATGAATTGATTCTTCGCCTTGGTGGCTACAAAGCCGAGGAAAAAGAAGCTTTTGAACGTTTTATGCAAACTGTAACAATTTAA
- the gltA gene encoding NADPH-dependent glutamate synthase: protein MQENLKEEREQAWRVELRGKIKNKDRGLIERVKMPEMNAMKRVCYQDREVNLGLDVQSAVREAQRCMDCVNPTCMEGCPVSINIPKFIKNIERGEFLEAAKTLKETSALPAVCGRVCPQEKQCEANCFYTLKLKKTPVAIGYLERFAADYERESGQASIPETAPKNGIKVAAIGSGPASLAFAGDMIKLGYDVTVFEALHEIGGVLKYGIPEFRLPNKIVDVELDNLEKMGVRFERNFIVGRTASFDDLKAEGYQAFFVASGAGLPRFMNIPGENYNGILSSNEYLTRVNLMNAADDSFDTPVLKGKNVAVVGGGNTAMDSVRTAKRLGADRAMIIYRRSREEMPARVEEIHHAEEEGIEFINLTNPIEYFSDENGRVKSMKVQRMELAEADASGRRRPVVIEGSEYEIPVDVVVVAIGVSPNPLVPSELPQLKVSRWGTIDVDSETMQSSMPELFAGGDIVRGGATVILAMGDGRRAAAGMHQYLSEQNAALANAGQANTSQAKN, encoded by the coding sequence ATGCAGGAAAACCTGAAAGAAGAGCGTGAGCAAGCGTGGCGGGTAGAGCTGCGTGGCAAGATTAAAAATAAAGACCGTGGCCTGATTGAGCGGGTAAAAATGCCCGAGATGAATGCCATGAAACGGGTTTGTTACCAGGATCGAGAAGTTAACCTGGGTTTGGATGTGCAAAGTGCGGTTCGTGAAGCACAACGATGCATGGACTGTGTCAATCCTACCTGTATGGAAGGTTGCCCGGTGAGTATCAATATTCCCAAATTCATTAAAAATATTGAACGCGGCGAGTTTTTGGAAGCCGCTAAAACCCTGAAGGAAACGTCGGCATTGCCGGCTGTTTGCGGTCGTGTTTGTCCGCAGGAGAAACAGTGTGAAGCCAATTGTTTCTACACCCTCAAATTGAAGAAAACACCGGTTGCAATCGGTTATCTGGAGCGCTTTGCTGCCGACTACGAACGCGAGAGTGGGCAGGCAAGCATCCCGGAAACAGCGCCGAAAAATGGCATTAAAGTAGCCGCTATCGGTTCTGGCCCGGCGTCCTTGGCATTTGCCGGCGATATGATCAAGCTTGGCTATGATGTGACCGTTTTTGAAGCGCTACACGAAATTGGTGGCGTGTTGAAATACGGTATTCCCGAGTTTCGCCTGCCAAATAAAATTGTGGATGTTGAGCTGGACAACCTCGAGAAGATGGGTGTTCGTTTCGAGCGCAACTTCATTGTTGGGCGCACCGCTTCCTTCGACGATTTAAAGGCTGAAGGCTACCAGGCCTTCTTTGTGGCGAGCGGGGCTGGTTTGCCTCGTTTTATGAATATTCCCGGAGAGAATTACAACGGAATTCTTTCTTCCAACGAATACCTGACCCGTGTTAACCTGATGAATGCAGCTGACGACAGTTTCGATACGCCTGTGTTGAAAGGAAAGAATGTTGCCGTGGTTGGTGGTGGAAATACCGCGATGGACTCGGTTCGTACAGCCAAGCGATTGGGAGCCGACCGCGCCATGATAATTTACCGCCGGTCGCGCGAAGAGATGCCGGCGCGGGTTGAAGAAATTCACCATGCGGAGGAAGAAGGCATCGAGTTCATCAACCTGACCAACCCAATCGAGTATTTCTCGGATGAGAACGGCCGGGTAAAAAGCATGAAAGTTCAGCGAATGGAACTGGCGGAAGCCGATGCTTCGGGGCGCCGCCGTCCCGTGGTGATCGAAGGATCGGAATACGAGATCCCGGTGGATGTGGTCGTGGTAGCCATTGGTGTATCGCCCAATCCGCTCGTACCATCTGAGTTGCCGCAGTTGAAAGTGAGCCGTTGGGGAACCATTGACGTGGATTCGGAAACCATGCAAAGCTCGATGCCGGAATTGTTTGCCGGTGGCGACATTGTGCGTGGCGGAGCAACGGTGATCTTGGCCATGGGTGATGGTCGTCGTGCTGCGGCTGGTATGCACCAATACCTTTCGGAACAAAACGCTGCCCTGGCCAACGCTGGTCAGGCGAATACAAGTCAAGCTAAGAACTGA
- a CDS encoding LysM peptidoglycan-binding domain-containing protein produces MKYHAFVLAFTLSCFVAVAQPNSDNSQYVSYKVQQGETVFSISKAFNVSQDELIAANPSLKAGLRTGQMLQIPAGANSQQEEQPSFLTYKVKRGNTLHYIAMRFGVTVEDILKYNPDAKKGISKGDVLRIPDKDDLARIKAQTKVVAPTVVEPTTTKHIVKPGETLYGISRQYEVAISDILSLNPEAGKGLGVGMVLQIPALQTQAQQPVQPVVDPNQAFDPGSFFVHLVESGETFWSLERKYNTTRQELEAYNPVLVEGLKTGLRIRIPYKSVPNFEVVPDNDSAFDKHTVVRGETVYGLAKRYNVSIAELKKVNPVLDYRGLVEGETVLIPKEDQKFVSSTPENPSTESYDDNSEEDNFRYSLEFSSEDMPAVCQPNPAARFEEYNVALLLPLYLPANDTINRVKVLPDPQSPDYEQQKQMMADSFAIREDRMIYARSESFLQFYEGVLVAVDSLKKAGMNVKLHVFDTNQSAAQVQTILYKPEFRNIDLIIGPVFPELQGPVAEYARMKGIPMVSPLSSSGNLEETNPYYFKINPSKEYLIQKTAAYIADEYFDKNLIVLSMGNYQNLPEAQLVNLTREKFFFSPYREQSKQVLFHEYNLQQEGALGLTRILSKDQENVFIIPSETEAQVSVAVTNLNAAAENYPVTLIGLSSFQRFKSIQTEYYHHVHMNTLSPYYVDYKAPAVNDFIRKFRRNFADEPNQFSFQGYDVGFYFMSALFNYGKDFIGCLPYHRVKLTQGEFYFEKVNRTGGYMNEGLFILNYEPDYTIRLKGTTGKSLYQYSETN; encoded by the coding sequence ATGAAATATCACGCGTTTGTATTGGCGTTTACGCTGAGTTGTTTTGTTGCAGTTGCACAGCCAAACAGCGATAACAGCCAATATGTGAGCTATAAAGTGCAGCAAGGAGAAACGGTTTTCTCGATCAGCAAGGCTTTTAATGTAAGTCAGGATGAGCTGATCGCCGCAAATCCGTCTTTGAAAGCAGGTTTGCGTACCGGGCAGATGTTGCAAATACCGGCCGGAGCAAATTCGCAACAGGAGGAACAGCCTTCCTTTTTAACTTACAAAGTGAAACGCGGAAATACTCTGCATTACATTGCAATGCGCTTTGGTGTAACCGTGGAAGATATTTTGAAATACAATCCGGATGCGAAGAAAGGGATTTCGAAGGGCGATGTCCTGCGAATTCCGGATAAAGATGATTTGGCCCGGATAAAGGCTCAGACAAAAGTGGTAGCGCCGACGGTTGTTGAGCCCACCACCACCAAGCACATCGTTAAACCGGGGGAGACGCTTTATGGTATTTCACGGCAATACGAAGTTGCTATTTCCGATATTTTAAGCTTGAATCCTGAGGCGGGAAAAGGTTTGGGAGTAGGGATGGTGTTGCAAATTCCGGCGCTGCAAACACAAGCTCAGCAGCCGGTACAACCAGTTGTTGATCCGAACCAGGCTTTCGACCCGGGTTCATTCTTCGTTCATTTGGTTGAAAGCGGGGAGACTTTCTGGAGTCTCGAACGCAAATACAACACCACTCGTCAGGAGCTGGAAGCTTACAATCCGGTTCTCGTAGAAGGATTGAAAACAGGATTGCGTATTCGGATTCCTTACAAGAGTGTTCCTAATTTTGAAGTTGTTCCTGATAATGACAGTGCATTCGATAAGCACACGGTTGTTCGTGGCGAAACGGTTTATGGACTGGCCAAACGTTACAATGTCAGTATTGCCGAGTTGAAAAAAGTAAACCCGGTTTTGGATTATCGAGGTTTGGTTGAAGGTGAAACTGTTTTGATTCCGAAAGAGGATCAGAAATTTGTAAGCAGCACGCCGGAGAATCCAAGCACAGAATCGTATGATGACAATTCAGAAGAAGACAATTTCCGCTATTCGCTGGAATTTAGTTCGGAAGATATGCCTGCAGTTTGCCAGCCGAATCCGGCGGCTCGTTTCGAGGAATACAACGTTGCTTTGTTGCTTCCTTTGTACCTGCCGGCCAACGATACCATTAACCGTGTAAAAGTTTTACCCGATCCGCAGAGTCCGGATTACGAGCAGCAAAAACAAATGATGGCTGATTCGTTTGCCATCCGCGAGGATCGTATGATTTACGCTCGTTCGGAAAGTTTTCTTCAGTTTTATGAAGGAGTTTTGGTTGCCGTTGACAGCTTGAAAAAAGCGGGAATGAACGTCAAATTGCACGTGTTCGATACCAACCAAAGCGCGGCTCAGGTTCAGACAATTTTGTACAAACCTGAGTTTCGAAATATTGATTTGATTATCGGGCCGGTTTTCCCGGAGCTGCAGGGACCGGTTGCTGAATATGCCCGAATGAAAGGCATTCCGATGGTTTCACCATTGTCATCATCGGGTAATTTGGAAGAAACAAATCCTTATTACTTCAAAATAAACCCGTCGAAAGAATACTTGATTCAAAAAACAGCCGCCTATATTGCTGACGAATATTTTGACAAGAATCTGATTGTATTGTCGATGGGAAATTACCAGAACCTGCCCGAGGCACAATTGGTGAATTTAACGCGTGAGAAGTTTTTCTTTTCACCCTATCGCGAACAAAGCAAACAGGTGCTATTTCACGAATATAACCTGCAGCAGGAAGGCGCGTTGGGACTGACACGCATTTTGAGCAAGGATCAGGAAAATGTTTTCATCATCCCTTCGGAAACCGAGGCGCAGGTGAGCGTGGCGGTTACTAACCTGAATGCCGCCGCTGAAAATTATCCGGTGACCTTAATCGGCCTTTCAAGCTTTCAGCGTTTCAAAAGTATTCAGACAGAATATTACCATCATGTGCACATGAACACGCTTAGCCCGTACTACGTGGATTACAAGGCGCCGGCAGTGAATGATTTTATCCGTAAATTCCGTCGGAATTTTGCCGACGAACCCAATCAATTCAGCTTCCAGGGCTATGATGTCGGTTTTTACTTTATGTCGGCCTTGTTTAACTACGGAAAAGACTTTATCGGCTGTTTGCCTTATCACCGGGTAAAACTCACCCAAGGGGAGTTCTACTTCGAGAAGGTGAATCGTACGGGTGGTTACATGAATGAAGGTTTGTTTATTCTGAATTACGAGCCGGATTACACAATCCGATTGAAGGGGACGACAGGAAAGTCACTTTATCAGTACAGTGAAACCAATTAA
- a CDS encoding DEAD/DEAH box helicase: MSQELIIGLTEHRTFGLLFQAFLIEKKVSFYTIVKMVKQRDISSLQLDAEQAELVKLVEQYSDEKLVQKFSKKKENSKFFQQLDPDLFENHISPYIDKYLGRIIHLLMNGNTRLFYKQAKYSNLYEEDLIEVTDVFTEAHFCFNRTSEGTHYNLELSFKNKTLPLLHKQITVVTNEPGAFLHQSKLYVFEKLSAKKLLPFLEKESIFIPSQVEEKYYKTFVLNTLRDFPVKASGFSISEGNADKQALLSLEPNLRMEAVLMPRFRYGANEYLANSRSTILVDFEVKNGQYHFQKIKRDQLWEQAKIQFLTDLQLKEENGSFSPKGMDLLNEKDRLYEMINWLNRNKQKLEEAGFEFTQNRLDRVYSTDHQNLEIEIKEGEDWFDIYGNVQFGEFLIPFIKLKRNILGGIREFELPNGEIAILPKEWFAEYSDIIPFAKTEGHSLRLKKHHYQLLQKRLKGIDKSFFNRLQEIGNKAGQKVVVPTNLQAKLRSYQHEGFSWMYNLYENQFGGCLADDMGLGKTLQTLTLLLKLKRLKRTIEIPDFDSDSSQGNLFATEQSNDSEQPEEKEKQQSASLIVMPTSLLHNWNNEIQKFTPSLKVYKHFGLQRKKTGSFRSLANYYDIIITSYGTIRNDFEMMKDIEFFYVILDESQYIKNPGSKTYQTISQVKAKHRLVLTGTPIENSLSDLWAQINFVNKGLLGNLAYFKREFITPIEKKNDPEKQQKLQTLIRPFVLRRTKEQVVDDLPPVTEQIRYCGMAREQKRIYEEEKSAIRNSILENIEQEGVEKSAFVVLQGLTKLRQLANHPSMLQGTDETESGKFDEILDTLESLIAEKHKVLIFSSFVKHLELVKAQLEERKWKYSLLTGQTANREDVIKSFQDDPNNRVFLISLKAGGVGLNLTSADYVFIIDPWWNPAAEMQAIARAHRIGQNKKVMVYRFITEGSIEEKILQLQDRKSSLAEKFINSNNPFKAITKDEILNLFS, translated from the coding sequence ATGTCTCAGGAATTGATCATCGGGTTAACCGAACACCGAACATTCGGGCTTTTATTTCAGGCTTTTTTAATCGAAAAAAAAGTTTCGTTTTACACCATCGTTAAGATGGTGAAACAGCGCGATATTAGCAGCCTTCAACTTGATGCAGAACAGGCTGAATTGGTAAAACTGGTGGAACAATACAGCGATGAAAAACTGGTTCAGAAATTTTCGAAGAAGAAAGAAAACAGCAAGTTTTTCCAGCAACTGGATCCCGATTTGTTCGAAAACCACATCAGCCCATACATCGATAAATATTTGGGGCGAATTATCCACTTGTTAATGAATGGCAACACCCGCCTATTTTACAAGCAGGCCAAGTATTCCAATTTGTATGAGGAAGACCTGATTGAAGTGACGGATGTTTTCACGGAGGCTCACTTCTGCTTCAATCGGACATCAGAAGGCACACACTACAACCTTGAGCTTTCGTTTAAGAACAAAACCTTGCCGCTGCTGCACAAGCAAATTACTGTGGTAACCAACGAGCCGGGAGCTTTTCTGCACCAAAGCAAACTTTATGTCTTTGAAAAACTGAGCGCCAAAAAGCTACTCCCTTTCCTGGAGAAAGAATCGATTTTCATTCCATCTCAAGTCGAAGAAAAATATTACAAGACTTTCGTGCTGAATACGCTACGCGACTTCCCTGTGAAGGCCAGCGGTTTTAGCATCAGCGAGGGAAACGCCGACAAACAGGCTCTACTTTCGCTGGAACCCAACCTGCGCATGGAAGCGGTATTGATGCCACGTTTTCGTTACGGGGCGAATGAATATTTGGCTAACAGCCGAAGTACTATTTTGGTCGATTTTGAAGTAAAAAACGGGCAGTATCATTTTCAAAAAATTAAGCGGGATCAGCTTTGGGAGCAAGCTAAAATTCAGTTCCTAACCGATCTGCAATTAAAAGAAGAGAACGGGAGCTTTTCACCCAAAGGAATGGACCTGCTGAATGAAAAAGACCGGCTGTATGAGATGATCAACTGGCTGAACCGGAACAAACAGAAACTGGAAGAAGCCGGATTTGAATTCACGCAAAACCGCCTCGACCGGGTCTATTCAACCGACCATCAGAATTTGGAAATCGAGATCAAAGAGGGAGAAGACTGGTTTGACATCTACGGCAATGTGCAATTCGGCGAATTCCTCATTCCGTTTATTAAGTTGAAAAGAAATATTTTGGGCGGCATCCGCGAATTTGAGCTACCCAACGGCGAAATTGCCATTCTGCCCAAAGAATGGTTTGCCGAATACAGCGATATTATCCCTTTTGCAAAGACCGAGGGTCATAGCCTGCGACTGAAAAAGCACCACTACCAGTTGTTGCAAAAACGGCTGAAAGGAATCGACAAGAGCTTTTTCAACCGGCTGCAGGAAATTGGAAACAAAGCCGGACAAAAGGTGGTGGTACCAACCAACCTGCAAGCGAAACTGCGTTCGTACCAGCACGAGGGATTTTCGTGGATGTATAACCTTTATGAAAATCAGTTTGGCGGTTGCCTCGCCGACGACATGGGACTGGGGAAAACCCTTCAGACACTCACGCTATTGCTCAAGCTGAAACGTTTGAAACGAACAATCGAAATTCCCGATTTCGACTCGGATTCGTCACAAGGAAATTTGTTTGCAACGGAACAGTCGAACGATAGCGAACAGCCCGAAGAGAAAGAGAAACAGCAGTCTGCGAGCCTGATTGTGATGCCCACTTCCCTGCTCCACAACTGGAATAACGAAATCCAGAAATTTACGCCGTCGCTGAAGGTGTACAAGCACTTTGGGTTGCAACGCAAAAAGACGGGTAGTTTCAGGAGTCTGGCCAATTATTACGACATCATCATTACCAGCTATGGCACAATTCGAAATGATTTTGAAATGATGAAGGATATTGAGTTCTTTTATGTCATTCTGGACGAGAGTCAATACATCAAAAACCCCGGATCGAAAACCTACCAGACCATTTCGCAGGTAAAAGCGAAACACCGGCTGGTGTTGACCGGCACGCCAATCGAGAATTCACTGTCGGATCTTTGGGCGCAAATCAATTTTGTAAACAAAGGGCTGCTGGGCAACCTCGCCTATTTTAAACGTGAATTCATCACACCGATTGAAAAGAAAAACGATCCGGAAAAGCAGCAGAAGCTGCAAACGTTGATTCGTCCGTTTGTATTACGCCGTACCAAGGAACAGGTGGTCGACGACCTTCCGCCGGTAACAGAGCAAATCCGCTATTGCGGCATGGCTCGCGAGCAGAAGCGCATTTACGAAGAGGAAAAATCAGCTATTCGCAACAGCATCTTGGAAAACATTGAGCAGGAAGGTGTCGAAAAATCAGCCTTTGTGGTGCTACAAGGATTAACTAAACTACGCCAGTTGGCCAACCACCCGTCGATGTTGCAGGGAACCGACGAGACCGAGTCGGGCAAGTTTGATGAAATTTTGGATACACTTGAAAGCTTAATTGCCGAGAAGCACAAAGTATTGATCTTTTCATCGTTCGTAAAACATCTCGAATTGGTGAAAGCACAGCTCGAGGAACGAAAATGGAAATATTCACTCCTTACCGGCCAAACGGCGAATCGGGAAGATGTGATTAAAAGTTTCCAGGATGATCCGAACAACCGGGTATTCCTGATTTCACTAAAAGCAGGTGGCGTTGGCCTCAATCTCACTTCGGCCGACTACGTTTTCATCATCGACCCCTGGTGGAACCCGGCCGCCGAAATGCAGGCCATTGCCCGTGCCCACCGTATTGGACAGAACAAAAAAGTAATGGTTTACCGGTTTATTACCGAAGGCAGTATTGAAGAAAAAATCCTTCAACTCCAGGACCGCAAGTCGTCGCTGGCTGAGAAATTCATCAATTCCAATAATCCGTTCAAAGCTATTACCAAGGACGAAATCCTGAATTTATTTAGTTAG
- the rocD gene encoding ornithine--oxo-acid transaminase translates to METKDAKYYMDREDRFGAHNYHPLPVVLERGEGVFVWDVEGKKYYDFLAAYSAVNQGHCHPKIVNALVEQAGKLALTSRAYYNNVLGEWEEYCTKLFGYDKMLPMNSGAEADETALKLTRKWAYKVKGIPKNEAKIVVCNGNFHGRTITIISMSSDPDAYNDYGPYTPGFVNIAYNDIEALENALKDPNVAGFLVEPIQAEAGVYLPEDGYLKKAADLCKKYNVLFIADEVQTGLARTGKMLACDHEGVRPDILVLGKAISGGLYPVSCVLADDEIMLTIKPGEHGSTYGGNPIAAKVAVTALEVLQEEKLAENATRMGELFRSEMQAVKSEFIQLVRGKGLLNAIVIKPTNGKTAWDVCLALKENGILAKPTHEHIIRFTPPLIITEEQMLDALGRIKKTFEELS, encoded by the coding sequence ATGGAAACAAAAGACGCAAAATACTACATGGACCGCGAAGACCGCTTTGGCGCTCACAATTATCACCCGCTACCTGTTGTACTTGAACGTGGCGAAGGAGTTTTTGTGTGGGACGTGGAAGGTAAAAAATACTACGATTTTCTGGCCGCATACTCGGCCGTTAACCAAGGGCACTGTCACCCTAAAATTGTCAACGCCTTGGTTGAGCAGGCGGGCAAATTAGCCCTGACCTCGAGAGCCTACTACAACAATGTTTTGGGTGAATGGGAAGAATACTGCACCAAACTGTTTGGCTACGACAAGATGCTGCCCATGAATTCGGGGGCCGAAGCAGACGAAACCGCCCTGAAGTTGACCCGAAAGTGGGCTTATAAAGTGAAAGGAATTCCGAAAAATGAAGCGAAAATCGTTGTCTGCAACGGGAACTTTCATGGGCGAACCATAACCATCATTTCCATGTCATCTGATCCGGATGCTTACAACGATTACGGCCCTTACACGCCCGGTTTTGTCAACATTGCTTACAACGATATTGAAGCGCTGGAAAACGCGCTGAAAGATCCGAATGTCGCCGGGTTCCTGGTTGAGCCAATCCAGGCCGAAGCCGGCGTTTATCTACCGGAAGATGGCTACCTGAAAAAAGCAGCCGATTTGTGCAAAAAATACAACGTGCTGTTTATTGCCGACGAAGTTCAAACAGGTTTGGCACGAACAGGAAAAATGCTGGCTTGCGATCACGAAGGTGTGCGTCCAGACATACTGGTTCTTGGGAAGGCAATTTCCGGCGGCTTGTACCCGGTTTCCTGTGTGCTAGCCGACGACGAAATCATGCTAACCATCAAGCCGGGTGAACACGGTTCAACCTATGGTGGAAACCCGATTGCTGCCAAAGTAGCTGTTACCGCACTGGAAGTTTTGCAGGAAGAAAAGCTGGCTGAAAATGCCACCCGCATGGGCGAACTATTCCGTAGCGAAATGCAAGCGGTAAAATCAGAGTTTATCCAGCTTGTTCGGGGCAAAGGATTGTTGAATGCGATTGTCATCAAACCGACAAACGGCAAAACAGCCTGGGACGTTTGCCTGGCTCTTAAGGAAAATGGGATTTTGGCGAAACCAACCCACGAACACATCATTCGCTTCACACCTCCTTTAATCATCACTGAAGAGCAAATGCTTGATGCGCTTGGACGAATCAAAAAAACATTCGAAGAATTGTCTTAG
- a CDS encoding dihydroorotate dehydrogenase-like protein, whose product MANLSTRFFGLDLKSPIIAGSSSLTAKVDQIEKIANAGAGAVVLKSLFEEEIHLQFQAEMGARRELAADPEYLDYFDYVIKEESLKRYIQLITDAKKKVNIPVIASISCSSSSEWIQFARKIEEAGADALELNLFIIPSNESRSHAANENFYFDTVKKVMEVVNIPVTVKISHYFSNLAKVVCELSQIGVAGITLFNRFYSPDIDIKTEEVVTAEILSNGTEYVMPLRWTGILSSKAACPLAGTSGILKAETAIKFLLAGANAVQIATAIYSEGPEVIEKFNGEISRWMDEKGYQTIDEFKGKLCLKTKQIDAWERAQFMNYFGGFSY is encoded by the coding sequence ATGGCGAACTTATCAACCCGTTTTTTTGGCCTGGATTTAAAAAGCCCGATCATTGCAGGAAGCAGCAGTTTGACTGCCAAAGTTGATCAAATTGAGAAAATCGCAAATGCCGGTGCAGGTGCTGTGGTCTTAAAATCGCTTTTTGAAGAAGAGATTCATTTGCAATTTCAGGCTGAAATGGGTGCTCGCAGAGAGCTTGCTGCCGATCCGGAATACCTGGATTATTTTGACTATGTAATTAAAGAGGAAAGCCTCAAACGATATATTCAGCTCATTACTGATGCGAAGAAGAAGGTTAACATCCCTGTGATTGCCAGCATCAGTTGCTCCTCTTCGTCGGAGTGGATTCAATTTGCCCGCAAAATAGAAGAAGCCGGAGCCGATGCTTTGGAATTAAATTTGTTTATCATCCCCTCGAACGAGAGCAGGAGCCATGCGGCAAATGAAAATTTCTACTTCGATACGGTAAAAAAGGTGATGGAAGTTGTGAATATTCCGGTTACGGTGAAGATCAGCCATTATTTTTCGAACCTGGCGAAAGTGGTTTGCGAATTGTCGCAGATTGGCGTTGCCGGAATCACGCTGTTTAACCGATTCTATTCTCCTGACATCGACATTAAAACGGAAGAAGTCGTAACAGCGGAAATTTTGAGCAACGGAACGGAATATGTCATGCCGTTGCGCTGGACCGGAATTCTGAGCTCGAAAGCGGCTTGTCCGTTGGCTGGCACAAGTGGTATCCTGAAGGCTGAAACAGCAATTAAGTTTTTGCTGGCTGGCGCGAATGCCGTTCAAATTGCAACCGCAATTTATTCGGAAGGACCGGAAGTAATCGAAAAGTTCAATGGTGAAATCTCCCGTTGGATGGATGAGAAAGGCTATCAGACAATTGACGAATTCAAGGGCAAACTTTGTTTAAAAACCAAGCAAATTGATGCATGGGAAAGAGCACAGTTTATGAACTATTTTGGTGGATTTAGTTATTAA